The genomic region TCGCTGGCCCATTTCCCCGGAGCGGCGGAGGATGTCCATAACGAAGGGCTCGAGCCGGCGGCATGATTGTGGCGCCGGCATTGCAACTGGTGTCTGGGTCCGCACCTGGCTGGTTAGGAAGACTCCCTTCGCCTATGCTTGACCCATGACCGCGTCGCCGAGCAATCCAGTAGTTCCCGAGGTCGATCTTTGGTCGGAAATCGAAGCCGCGCTACAGGAGGATGATGGCGCCGCCGCCCGCGAGCATTTGGCTGCGGGTTTTCCCATCTACTATAGCGAACCCAACACGCCGGGGGATGTCGTCATCAAGGAATATCCTGACGGCCATCGTGAACTGGTACGCTTCGATCATGACGGCGAGCATCTCGTCTCGGTAATTGTGTAATTCAGCACGGCACGACGTGCTCGAGGTAGCAATCGCGAGTTGAAAGCAGGCCGCTAAACAGGGGGAACTGGCTAATCCCTGAACCGCGACGCCAATCGTGACCAGAAGGATTGGCGCTTCGGGAAAGGCTGAGGAGCGACGGGTCTCGCAACACGCTCGACCGGCACAGTTATCGGATGGCCGAGATCGCCGACGCCGGGGATGGCCGTTGCCACGTCGATGCCCAGCGAGAAATCGCCCGTCGCTTCGAAATAGGGGCCGAGAACCGCAGCTCGACTGCGTCGAGCCTCGTACTCGGTCGTGGGCATGAAGGCGCCGCCAGGCTTGCAAAACAGATTGAAGTCACCTTGACGAACACCGCACGATGGACAGTGATTTGCCCAATAGCGGCATTCCACAGCCTTGCTGTAGACCTGTCGGTAGGTCGGTGATCGGAACGTCGCAATCCGGGCAATCTCCGGCGAAAGCGCCCTGATGTAATGCGCGAAGCTCCAATCGTCATACTGGGTCCAATAACCGATCACCTCCTCTGGGCCGCTCTCCCATGAATCCTGCACCTCGAAGCCGGGGGCAAGCAGAAAGCCGATGACGGTGATGGAAGCCTTGCATCGCCAGCAATGCTCGGGCACGGTAACCAGGTAGGCCTCGCCGGCGCGGATATCCAGATCGAAGGTTTTCTCGGTGGTTTTCCACCAGCGCGAAAACGGGGTGAGGCTGAGCCCCTCGGGAATATACCAGCATCGACGCTCCGGACTCCACCGCGCGCCAAGTCG from Sphingomonas sp. CL5.1 harbors:
- a CDS encoding DUF5710 domain-containing protein yields the protein MDLKVPYSEKDEAKRLGARWSPERRCWYIPEGLSLTPFSRWWKTTEKTFDLDIRAGEAYLVTVPEHCWRCKASITVIGFLLAPGFEVQDSWESGPEEVIGYWTQYDDWSFAHYIRALSPEIARIATFRSPTYRQVYSKAVECRYWANHCPSCGVRQGDFNLFCKPGGAFMPTTEYEARRSRAAVLGPYFEATGDFSLGIDVATAIPGVGDLGHPITVPVERVARPVAPQPFPKRQSFWSRLASRFRD